The Parachlamydiales bacterium genome has a segment encoding these proteins:
- a CDS encoding DUF4864 domain-containing protein produces the protein MMDSSDTSPYRKHIYNYALWTLLGFLVLLAGMYLFLREDPAKPAIKQLEAISEGNESRAYLDYTSEDFQAAASLNAFKNFLNLHPIFRKNPDLKLNITEKKNNEVTLQGQLLAKNGDSTSLEYKIIKENGKWKIDTITLLDVLPQTSQVNNDLEEIRKPVENQLAAIKHKNVHKAYYNLVSDEFQRTTSFKDFERFVDENPILTNYTKKEFINEDIDGNEGRLTLKLYQGVIETPIEYRMKRSKGEWKIWSLKVIVPPNNQASESPSSTREIADLFEKALEPLKENNIAKAYYQSTSKSFRSFTSLEDFRKLISDNPSIKFGQPEYYQSLVTDGMAVFKVNLQDATNAVLLKVSMRRESGAWKIDSLEVASTPNRLWANKEKTLSSHELIAEVAPADLVPKPLPVAVPAPAAPSIITSEPQKQIPTPEDSNNSIYSVDQWFKSLRVGDPTMAYRSYTSEGFKNANSYDTFLNFVKTYPILATSSPKINLLEIKNIYATINAELAANNSTTVVNFLLIKENNQWKILAIDINVPKILTMPSKVDSQAPKQEKPAAPSTPSTSPTATANPSTANPVVPPLSDKPKRLPRSEYEPADLLPPVQQLLGSVRHSDYSAAYQYYTTKSFQKVTPYDQFRKVMQRLPAVSQGTASFSKPTFNGDNGLVSAKFSSPYGTAIMDFTLIYEDGQWKIQGLNISGTTNPSDSPTGIPITAKPNPLPPENLNPSSIEYPIQLQLYLITTGEVNRSYFDLTSKSFQKLTNLQEYNDFINSYPVFVSNSNYSIQTRESGAESGSFIVTLSSKQGEQATAIYDLVKENNQWKILNIQIQDYTAPPKGLAKNTVKDKQSQPIRLAPIPDNSSNKPTVITSTSQLSFSNGAFGNSVNDDGLIQQSTLLLPKNSKNIYFNLFVENAAKGDLVTLNFKHLKSGTTIPEIRSNIRHDGTSTLSFIFASPTDGWPDGIYEVTANADNGATKTYTFRIQ, from the coding sequence ATGATGGACTCATCTGATACATCGCCATATAGAAAGCATATCTACAATTATGCCCTGTGGACTCTCTTAGGATTCTTGGTACTCCTCGCAGGAATGTATCTTTTCTTACGGGAAGACCCTGCAAAACCTGCAATAAAGCAATTAGAAGCCATATCGGAAGGCAATGAAAGCAGGGCTTATTTGGACTACACTTCAGAAGACTTCCAAGCTGCAGCCTCACTGAACGCCTTTAAGAACTTTTTAAATCTACATCCTATTTTCCGCAAAAACCCCGATTTAAAGCTGAACATCACGGAAAAGAAAAATAATGAAGTCACCCTGCAAGGTCAGCTCTTAGCTAAAAATGGAGATTCCACTTCATTAGAGTACAAAATCATTAAAGAAAACGGCAAATGGAAGATCGATACCATCACTTTGCTCGATGTGCTGCCACAAACTTCTCAAGTAAACAATGATCTAGAAGAGATTCGCAAACCGGTGGAAAACCAGTTAGCCGCCATCAAACACAAAAATGTCCATAAAGCTTACTATAATCTTGTCTCAGATGAATTTCAAAGGACTACCTCTTTTAAGGATTTTGAACGCTTCGTGGATGAAAACCCCATCCTCACAAACTATACAAAAAAAGAATTCATCAACGAAGATATAGACGGAAATGAAGGGCGCTTAACGCTGAAACTCTATCAAGGCGTCATTGAAACCCCGATAGAATATAGGATGAAGCGTTCTAAGGGTGAATGGAAAATCTGGAGCCTCAAAGTCATCGTCCCCCCCAATAACCAGGCAAGCGAATCCCCCTCCTCCACCCGAGAAATAGCAGATCTGTTTGAGAAAGCGCTTGAGCCGCTAAAAGAAAACAATATTGCTAAAGCCTACTACCAGTCAACCTCCAAGTCCTTTCGCTCATTTACCTCTTTAGAGGACTTCCGTAAACTTATCAGCGACAACCCCTCTATAAAATTCGGACAACCTGAATATTATCAAAGCTTAGTAACGGATGGCATGGCTGTTTTTAAGGTTAATCTTCAAGATGCCACAAATGCAGTGTTGCTTAAGGTGTCGATGCGCAGAGAAAGCGGGGCTTGGAAAATTGACTCCCTTGAAGTTGCCTCCACACCGAATAGGCTTTGGGCGAATAAAGAAAAAACCCTCTCTTCACATGAACTTATCGCTGAAGTAGCTCCAGCAGATTTAGTTCCTAAACCTTTGCCTGTAGCTGTTCCTGCCCCTGCAGCCCCTTCAATAATCACTTCTGAACCTCAAAAGCAAATTCCTACCCCTGAAGATTCGAATAACTCCATTTATTCCGTAGACCAATGGTTTAAATCTCTACGAGTGGGCGACCCGACGATGGCTTACCGCTCCTACACTTCAGAAGGATTCAAAAATGCTAATTCCTATGACACTTTCCTCAACTTCGTTAAAACCTATCCCATATTAGCGACCTCATCACCCAAAATAAATCTTCTTGAAATAAAAAATATCTACGCTACGATCAACGCAGAACTGGCCGCAAATAACTCTACTACAGTAGTTAACTTTCTCTTGATCAAAGAAAATAACCAATGGAAGATCTTAGCCATCGACATCAATGTTCCAAAAATTTTAACAATGCCTTCCAAAGTTGATTCACAAGCTCCAAAACAAGAAAAACCGGCTGCGCCTTCCACACCTTCAACTTCCCCTACAGCTACAGCAAACCCTTCTACAGCTAACCCAGTAGTACCTCCTCTATCGGACAAGCCTAAACGCCTACCTCGCTCGGAATATGAACCTGCAGACCTTCTCCCTCCCGTACAGCAACTCTTAGGAAGTGTGCGCCACAGCGACTATTCTGCAGCATACCAATACTACACCACGAAAAGCTTCCAAAAGGTGACACCCTACGATCAGTTCCGCAAAGTCATGCAGCGTCTGCCTGCTGTCAGCCAGGGAACAGCTTCTTTTTCTAAACCTACCTTTAACGGGGATAACGGTTTGGTCTCGGCAAAGTTCTCTAGCCCTTATGGAACTGCTATCATGGACTTTACCCTCATCTATGAAGATGGACAATGGAAGATCCAGGGCTTAAATATTTCAGGCACAACAAATCCTTCAGACTCCCCTACCGGGATTCCCATTACGGCAAAACCCAATCCACTTCCACCTGAAAACTTAAACCCTTCCTCCATAGAATACCCTATCCAACTGCAGCTCTATTTGATCACTACGGGTGAAGTTAACCGCTCATATTTTGATCTGACTTCAAAATCATTCCAGAAGTTGACCAATCTTCAAGAATACAATGACTTCATCAACAGCTATCCGGTTTTTGTAAGCAATTCCAACTATTCCATTCAGACAAGGGAAAGCGGCGCAGAAAGCGGCTCATTTATTGTCACCTTGTCATCTAAACAAGGCGAGCAAGCGACTGCTATCTACGATTTGGTTAAGGAGAACAATCAATGGAAAATCCTAAACATTCAAATTCAGGATTATACTGCCCCGCCTAAAGGTCTCGCTAAAAATACTGTGAAAGACAAACAATCACAGCCCATACGCTTGGCTCCGATTCCAGATAATTCATCTAATAAACCTACTGTAATTACAAGCACATCCCAGCTTAGCTTCTCAAATGGTGCTTTCGGCAACAGCGTCAACGATGACGGATTAATCCAACAGTCGACTCTGCTTCTCCCTAAAAACAGTAAGAATATCTACTTCAACCTATTCGTGGAAAATGCTGCTAAAGGCGATCTCGTTACTCTCAATTTCAAGCATCTCAAAAGCGGCACTACTATCCCTGAAATCCGATCGAACATCCGCCATGATGGCACCAGCACCCTCTCCTTCATTTTTGCATCTCCAACTGATGGCTGGCCCGATGGCATCTATGAAGTAACAGCAAATGCAGACAACGGCGCGACAAAAACGTATACATTCAGGATTCAATGA